Proteins encoded together in one Lathyrus oleraceus cultivar Zhongwan6 chromosome 5, CAAS_Psat_ZW6_1.0, whole genome shotgun sequence window:
- the LOC127084404 gene encoding uncharacterized protein LOC127084404 → MLGCLTELAKPWVEKLINRTATELSYICCFTWIAKDFEEEKDRLESIRTTIKQRIDVAIRNGEQIRDTASFWEKQVDQLIQEDTKTKQKCFFKLCPHCLSRYKRGKILANEKEHIKKLIEDAKTLEIGLPAPLPGVERYSSENYMHFKSRESKYKELLDELKDGNNYIIRLQGMGGTGKTTLIKEVGKQLKNSKQFTHIPFTTVSLFPNIKKIQDDIAGSLGLNMDDMNESDRPKKLWSRLTNGEKILLILDDMWGDIDFEEIGIPSSDNHQGCRLIVTTRDLSVCNKLGCTKTIELNLLSEDDAWIMFKKHAGLSEISKNVLLDKSRKIAKECKRLPIAIAIIASSLKGEKHPGDWDMTLKSLQNMSMHGGGDDELDKIYTCLKFSFDNMKNEKDKSLFLLCSLFREDEEILIEKLTRLAIGGGLLGEAYGSYEDARSQVVKSKNKLLDSFLLLEVDHWTLKMHDLVRDVARWIANKEIQSVQVHDKNQKAMVEKERNIKYLSCEGKAKDVFSYKLDGSKLEILIVIVHRDKDGLNVEFEVPDSFFQNHTSLRVFHLLVDDYLKGVSSLPQSVKLLKNIRSLIFTRADLGDISVLGNLPSLETLDMDHCDINELPHGITNLEKFRLLKFECCKIRRNNPFEVIKSCSSLEELHFVKSFNGFCGAIDFLELQRFCVSDDSVDCSSSKYVSVECSNVVFLSKTTLKYCMQEAEVLRLRRMEGGWRNIIPDIVLMDQGMNDLVELSLCCISQLQSLIETKHPYSHLSNVFSKLVLLHMEEMENLEDLSNGPLSFDSFKSLEKLSIKDCKHLQSIFKCNVNLCNLKKVSLKECPMLISLFDLSTARSLVLLEILEIVDCGYLENMITDERNEEGSKREIVDDDIRSRDPIFPKLKVLVIERCPKFEIILPFVSPQDLPALESITMKRCDRLKYIFGQDVKLGSLKYISLFAVPNLIDIFPECTAVSSSIKRSSSTASKPPTESDRMKCNIFSWTDMYSCCKNYERRLTSTTSTKIPLIYESQLQKNLVESNSHFFNIWERVQCLSRQSMILCNIKEIELFGISKIKSVFILSIAPRMLLETLTISDCGELKHIIVDTRDHDSTTGGNNLGNIFPKLKMLKVQGCWKLEYIFGHYNLDHENKTETHLHLLALERFILFEVPSFVAICPKQYYTTFPSLKELVLIGLHVGSISISHMTRSAYRTITKEFSENMPSLETLVLDNSKLESIFCVNEVNQHKMNLGLQNILLHRQLVMTSLFEGPKSSFALLNLTTIKIVQCEKLEIIFSDSILKCLPQLVHLIINECGELKNIIEDDSENQNMSNSSSSKTCFPKLRILVVDKCNKLKSVFPVSVCNELPELNVLIVRESHEIEEIFQSEGEEGIQKVMPPNLKVVVVGNLPSLSETHIIQFQTVKYNFVQNCQKLSFTSVSTYADFTNIMYLIRSLAMDQETSTYMRYLFEELQLKAGVEIIPCYYYAGGTINPYYYDSGIEVEEASSYALKSSQVNTILKTKNKTPKQKGIEISVEEGTTSSNVKTITSLTNLELEYGDGQIDTVSFSISKTDPLTVEDDVVLEDSPETAQTNNQGDSSQIVEDFGSCLLVPTELDQLVSEKHLHRENLSLLTDFLVKHPSLLLRDASLSNRYKGCAYNFLAELLKFLQTYSVLDVLGSSHSEFVELLKDTRRFPFDKEWLDVVEKRVLFPGLQVSQAALQKLLDSKHIFIEHVKELKPFWKISLIRRHKF, encoded by the exons ATGTTGGGTTGCTTGACTGAATTGGCAAAGCCATGGGTAGAGAAATTGATAAATAGGACGGCTACCGAACTAAGTTATATTTGTTGCTTCACATGGATTGCTAAGGATtttgaagaagaaaaagatagGTTGGAATCAATAAGGACAACTATCAAGCAACGCATTGATGTGGCAATCAGAAATGGGGAACAAATTCGAGATACAGCTAGTTTTTGGGAAAAACAAGTTGATCAACTCATTCAAGAAGAcaccaaaacaaaacaaaaatgtTTTTTCAAACTTTGTCCTCATTGCTTATCGAGATATAAAAGAGGAAAAATACTGGCAAATGAGAAGGAACATATTAAAAAATTGATAGAAGATGCAAAGACACTTGAAATTGGACTCCCTGCTCCTCTTCCCGGTGTTGAACGCTATTCATCCGAAAACTATATGCATTTTAAAAGTAGAGAATCCAAATACAAAGAGCTTTTGGATGAACTCAAAGATGGCAACAATTATATAATTAGATTGCAGGGGATGGGGGGCACTGGAAAAACTACATTGATCAAGGAAGTGGGTAAGCAACTTAAGAATTCAAAACAATTTACTCATATCCCTTTTACAACAGTGTCACTTTTTCCTAATATTAAAAAGATTCAAGATGATATCGCTGGGTCCTTGGGATTGAATATGGATGACATGAATGAATCAGATCGACCCAAAAAACTATGGAGCAGATTAACCAATGGTGAGAAAATTCTTCTAATATTGGATGACATGTGGGGTGATATCGATTTTGAAGAAATAGGGATTCCAAGCAGTGACAACCACCAAGGCTGTAGGCTTATTGTAACCACGCGTGATCTGTCGGTGTGCAACAAATTAGGATGCACTAAGACAATCGAACTAAATCTCTTATCTGAAGATGACGCGTGGATCATGTTCAAAAAACATGCTGGTCTAAGTGAAATTTCAAAAAACGTTTTGCTTGACAAAAGCCGTAAAATTGCAAAAGAATGCAAAAGGTTACCTATTGCAATTGCTATTATCGCTAGTAGTTTGAAGGGCGAAAAACATCCAGGTGATTGGGATATGACCTTAAAATCCTTGCAAAATATGTCCATGCACGGTGGTGGCGACGATGAACTTGATAAAATTTATACATGCTTGAAGTTTAGCTTCGATAATATGAAGAATGAAAAGGACAAGAGTCTATTCCTTTTGTGTTCTTTATTTCgagaagatgaagagattctTATCGAAAAGTTAACCAGACTAGCCATCGGAGGAGGCCTTTTGGGGGAAGCTTATGGCAGCTACGAAGATGCTCGAAGTCAAGTAGTTAAATCCAAAAATAAACTCTTAGATTCTTTTTTATTGTTGGAAGTCGATCATTGGACATTGAAAATGCATGACTTGGTTCGTGATGTAGCCCGATGGATAGCGAACAAAGAGATTCAATCAGTACAAGTGCATGACAAAAATCAAAAGGCAATGGTTGAAAAGGAAAGGAATATTAAATATTTGTCTTGTGAAGGGAAGGCAAAGGATGTGTTTTCCTATAAGCTTGATGGTTCCAAGCTTGAGATTCTAATTGTCATCGTGCATAGGGATAAAGACGGCCTGAATGTGGAGTTTGAAGTCCCAGATTCATTTTTTCAAAATCATACCAGCCTTCGAGTTTTTCACTTACTCGTTGATGATTATTTGAAAGGTGTATCATCATTACCTCAATCAGTTAAATTGTTGAAGAATATTCGATCTCTTATCTTTACACGTGCTGATTTGGGTGACATTTCTGTCTTGGGAAATCTACCAAGTCTTGAGACACTTGATATGGATCATTGTGATATTAATGAATTGCCACACGGAATTACAAATCTAGAGAAATTTAGATTGTTAAAATTTGAATGTTGTAAAATTAGAAGGAATAATCCATTTGAAGTGATTAAAAGTTGCTCATCACTTGAAGAGTTGCATTTCGTAAAAAGTTTTAATGGTTTTTGTGGAGCAATAGATTTCCTTGAATTACAGAGGTTTTGTGTAAGTGACGATTCAGTTGATTGTTCATCGTCAAAGTATGTGTCTGTTGAATGCAGTAATGTGGTTTTCCTATCTAAAACAACACTCAAGTACTGTATGCAAGAAGCAGAGGTTCTTAGACTAAGAAGAATGGAAGGAGGATGGAGAAATATCATACCTGATATTGTTCTTATGGATCAAGGTATGAATGATCTAGTTGAGCTTAGCTTATGTTGCATTTCACAACTGCAGTCCCTTATTGAAACTAAGCATCCTTATTCCCATCTTTCAAATGTGTTCTCCAAGTTGGTTCTACTACATATGGAAGAAATGGAAAATTTGGAAGACTTGTCCAATGGTCCACTTTCCTTTGATTCTTTTAAGAGTTTAGAGAAGCTATCAATCAAGGATTGCAAACACTTGCAAAGCATATTTAAGTGCAACGTAAACCTATGCAATCTAAAGAAAGTATCACTGAAGGAATGCCCGATGTTAATCTCTCTATTTGACCTATCAACTGCTCGAAGCCTAGTGTTGTTGGAGATATTAGAAATAGTTGACTGTGGCTATCTCGAAAACATGATAACAGATGAAAGAAACGAGGAAGGGTCAAAAAGAGAAATAGTTGATGATGATATAAGGAGTCGCGACCCAATATTTCCGAAACTGAAAGTTCTTGTAATTGAGAGGTGTCCAAAATTTGAAATAATACTTCCATTTGTGTCTCCTCAGGATCTTCCGGCACTAGAATCCATCACAATGAAACGGTGTGATAGGCTGAAATACATATTTGGTCAAGATGTTAAACTTGGTTCCCTAAAATATATTAGTCTTTTTGCTGTACCCAATTTGATTGACATTTTCCCGGAATGTACTGCGGTGTCTTCGTCCATTAAGAGATCATCTTCTACTGCTTCCAAACCACCAACAGAGTCGGACCGAATGAAATGCAACATCTTTTCATGGACTGATATGTACAGTTGTTGTAAAAATTATGAGAGGAGATTGACAAGTACCACAAGTACTAAAATTCCATTGATTTATGAGAGTCAACTGCAAAAGAACTTAGTG GAATCAAATTCACATTTCTTTAACATATGGGAGCGTGTTCAATGTCTTTCAAGACAATCAATGATTTTGTGCAATATAAAAGAGATTGAACTGTTTGgtatttcaaaaataaaatcaGTATTTATCTTATCTATTGCTCCAAGAATGTTGTTGGAAACATTGACAATCAGTGACTGTGGTGAGTTGAAGCACATAATAGTAGACACTAGAGATCATGACAGTACTACTGGTGGCAATAACTTGGGCAATATCTTTCCAAAGTTGAAAATGCTCAAAGTTCAAGGCTGCTGGAAATTGGAATACATATTTGGACACTACAATCTTGATCATGAAAACAAGACTGAGACTCATCTTCATCTTTTAGCATTGGAACGTTTCATTCTTTTCGAAGTGCCAAGTTTTGTCGCCATATGTCCCAAACAATATTACACAACATTTCCATCTTTGAAAGAACTTGTACTAATAGGCTTGCATGTTGGATCTATTTCTATATCTCATATGACAAGATCTGCATACAGGACAATCACAAAG GAGTTTAGTGAGAACATGCCGTCTTTGGAAACACTTGTGTTAGATAACTCTAAATTAGAAAGTATATTTTGTGTCAATGAAGTGAACCAACATAAGATGAACTTAGGGTTGCAAAACATTCTGCTGCATCGTCAGCTTGTGATGACAAGTCTTTTTGAGGGTCCCAAAAGTTCTTTTGCCCTCTTGAATTTAACAACAATAAAAATAGTGCAATGTGAAAAATTAGAAATAATTTTCTCTGATTCTATCTTAAAATGCCTACCACAACTGGTTCATCTAATAATAAATGAATGTGGAGAGTTGAAGAATATAATTGAAGATGATTCAGAGAATCAAAATATGTCAAATTCCTCTTCCTCAAAGACATGCTTCCCAAAGCTAAGAATACTTGTTGTAGACAAGTGCAACAAGTTGAAATCTGTATTTCCGGTCTCCGTATGTAATGAGCTTCCTGAGCTAAATGTTTTGATCGTAAGAGAATCACATGAGATAGAGGAAATATTTCAAAGTGAAGGTGAGGAGGGGATTCAGAAAGTCATGCCTCCAAATTTGAAAGTTGTAGTAGTTGGCAATCTCCCAAGCCTCTCCGAGACACACATAATTCAATTTCAGACGGTGAAATATAATTTTGTACAGAATTGTCAAAAACTCTCTTTCACTTCAGTATCGACATACGCGGACTTCACAAATATTATGTATTTAATCAGATCGCTAG CTATGGATCAAGAAACGTCAACATACATGAGATATCTATTTGAAGAATTACAACTCAAAGCTGGTGTTGAAATCATTCCATGTTATTATTACGCTGGTGGTACAATCAATCCATATTATTATGACAGTGGAATTGAAGTTGAAGAAGCATCAAGCTACGCGTTGAAATCTTCACAGGTCAATACCATTTTAAAAACAAAGAACAAGACTCCTAAACAAAAG GGTATTGAGATAAGTGTTGAAGAAGGAACTACATCAAGTAATGTCAAGACAATAACATCATTAACCAATTTAGAATTG GAATATGGTGATGGCCAAATAGACACAGTTTCCTTTTCAATTTCAAAAACTGATCCTCTTACCGTGGAAGATGATGTTGTTCTTGAGGACTCACCGGAAACAGCTCAGACTAATAATCAAG GAGATTCTTCTCAAATAGTAGAAGATTTTGGTTCTTGTTTGCTTGTCCCGACAGAGCTTGACCAACTAGTCTCTGAGAAACATTTGCATCGTGAGAACTTGTCTTTGTTGACTGATTTCCTTGTCAAGCATCCTTCTCTTCTTTTAAGGGACGCTTCGCTTAGTAATAGATACAAGGGTTGTGCCTACAACTTTCTAGCTGAGCTATTGAAATTTCTGCAAACATACAGTGTATTGGATGTGTTAGGTTCAAGCCACTCTGAATTTGTTGAATTATTGAAAGATACACGCAGATTTCCTTTTGATAAGGAATGGTTGGATGTGGTGGAAAAACGTGTTTTGTTTCCGGGTTTACAAGTCTCTCAAGCTGCATTGCAAAAGTTGTTGGACTCGAAACACATCTTTATTGAACATGTGAAGGAACTGAAGCCGTTTTGGAAAATATCACTCATCAGGAGGCACAAATTTTAG